A portion of the Solea senegalensis isolate Sse05_10M linkage group LG17, IFAPA_SoseM_1, whole genome shotgun sequence genome contains these proteins:
- the LOC122783678 gene encoding trace amine-associated receptor 1-like — protein sequence MDSSDVVEDQLLFNESANVPDITAVTYSYLLCIFGGSLSVLILFGNLLVIISIVYFKQLHTPTNFLMLSLAVADLLVGLLVVPFSIVLFVKYWYVEDLLCKVRGSIDVLLGNSSNVNLCFISVDRYYAVCQPLRYRIKINVRVVGIMILVSWTIATLNGIIYTLKTPDKGQKNERCFIFQQKSQSSIVVVVFIGFGFPAILMSSIYLKILMVAQKQARSIQSMAKSTAAVSKVERKATKTLAIVMGIFLMSWMPFFLCLSFHPLSNYTIPYHVLQSFKWLGWSNSMFNPFIYAFFYSWFRSAFKMIITGKIFKDDVSNSKLS from the coding sequence ATGGATTCTTCAGATGTTGTTGAAGATCagcttctttttaatgaatcagcaAATGTGCCTGACATAACTGCAGTGACTTATTCATAtctattatgtatttttggtggctctttGTCAGTTCTCATATTGTTTGGAAACCTTCTTGTTATAATCTCCATTGTTTacttcaaacagctccacactcctacaaacttcctgatgctctctctggctgtggctgacctgCTAGTTGGACTTTTAGTTGTGCCTTTCAGTATCGTGCTCTTTGTGAAATATTGGTATGTTGAAGATTTACTTTGTAAGGTACGAGGCAGTATAGATGTGTTGCTGGGCAATTCTTCCAATGTGAACTTGtgcttcatttctgttgacagatattacgcagtgtgtcagcctctgagatacagaattaaaataaatgtccgtgTTGTTGGGATCATGATTCTGGTGTCCTGGACTATTGCCACTCTAAATGGAATTATTTACACGTTAAAGACCccagacaaaggacaaaaaaatgaGAGATGTTTTATATTTCAACAGAAATCACAGAGTTCAATAGTTGTGGTAGTTTTTATTGGATTTGGCTTCCCAGCTATTTTGATGTCTTCAATCTACCTAAAGATTTTGATGGTGGCACAGAAACAGGCACGCAGCATCCAGAGCATGGCAAAATCTACTGCAGCTGTCAGTAAAGTGGAGAGAAAGGCGACTAAAACTCTGGCTATTGTGATGGGAATTTTTCTCATGAGTTGGAtgcctttctttctctgtctcagcTTTCATCCTTTGAGCAATTATACAATACCATATCATGTACTTCAGTCATTTAAGTGGCTTGGATGGTCAAACTCAATGttcaatccatttatttatgctttcttttacagctggtttcgATCAGCTTTTAAGATGATCAttacagggaaaatatttaaagatgaTGTTTCTAATTCTAAACTCTCTTGA
- the LOC122783679 gene encoding trace amine-associated receptor 1-like — protein MDSSDVVAEQFLFNESANVPDITAVTISYLLCIFGGSLSVLILFGNLLVIISIVYFKQLHTPTNYLMLSLAVADLLVGILVVPFSIVLFVKYWYIEDLLCKVRGSLDVLLCNSSIVNLCFISVDRYYAVCQPLRYRIKINVRVVGIMILASWTIATLNGIIYMLKTPDKGQKNDRCFIFQQKSQSSIVVAIFIAFGFPAILMSLIYLKILMVAQKQARSIQSMAKSTAAVSKVERKATKTLAIVMGIFLMSWTPFFLCLSFHPLSNSTIPVHVLQSFKWLGWSNSMFNPFIYAFFYSWFRSAFKMIITGKIFTDNVSNSKLS, from the coding sequence ATGGATTCTTCTGATGTTGTTGCAGAGcagtttctttttaatgaatcagcaAATGTGCCTGATATAACTGCAGTGACTATTTCATAtctattatgtatttttggtggctctttGTCAGTTCTCATATTATTTGGAAACCTTCTTGTTATAATCTCCATTGTTTacttcaaacagctccacactcctacaaactacctgatgctctctctggctgtggctgacctTCTAGTTGGAATTTTAGTTGTGCCTTTTAGTATCGTGCTCTTTGTGAAATATTGGTATATTGAAGATTTACTTTGTAAGGTACGAGGCAGTTTAGATGTGTTACTGTGCAATTCTTCCATTGTGAACTTGtgcttcatttctgttgacagatattacgcagtgtgtcagcctctgagatacagaattaaaataaatgtccgtgTTGTTGGAATCATGATTCTGGCGTCCTGGACTATTGCTACTCTAAATGGAATTATTTACATGTTAAAGACCccagacaaaggacaaaaaaatgacagatgtTTTATATTTCAACAGAAATCGCAGAGTTCAATAGTTGTGGCAatttttattgcatttggcTTCCCAGCTATTTTGATGTCTTTAATCTACCTAAAGATTTTGATGGTGGCACAGAAACAGGCACGCAGCATCCAGAGCATGGCAAAATCTACTGCAGCTGTCAGTAAAGTGGAGAGAAAGGCGACTAAAACTCTGGCTATTGTGATGGGGATTTTTCTCATGAGTTGGAcgcctttctttctctgtctcagcTTTCATCCTTTGAGCAATTCTACAATACCAGTTCATGTCCTTCAGTCATTTAAGTGGCTTGGATGGTCAAACTCAATGttcaatccatttatttatgctttcttttacagctggtttcgATCAGCTTTTAAGATGATCAttacagggaaaatatttacagaCAATGTTTCTAATTCTAAACTCTCTTGA
- the LOC122783681 gene encoding trace amine-associated receptor 1-like: MDSSDVVEDQLLFNESANVPDITAVTISYLLCIFGGSLSVLILFGNLLVIISIIYFKQLHTPTNYLMLSLAVADLLVGILVVPFSIVLFVKYWYIEDLLCKVRGSLDVLLCNSSIVNLCFISVDRYYAVCQPLRYRIKINVRVVGIMILVSWTIATLNGIIYTLKTPDKGQKNDRCFLFQKKSQSSIVIVFIGFGFPAILMSSIYLKILMVAQKQARSIQSMAKSTAAVSKVERKATKTLAIVVGIFLMSWTPFFLAISFHPVSNYTIPLHVLQTFKWLGWSNSMFNPFIYAFFYSWFRSAFKMIITGKIFKDDVSNSKLS, from the coding sequence ATGGATTCTTCTGATGTTGTTGAAGATCagcttctttttaatgaatcagcaAATGTGCCTGACATAACTGCAGTGACTATTTCATAtctattatgtatttttggtggctctttGTCAGTTCTCATATTGTTTGGAAACCTTCTTGTTATAATCTCCATTATTTacttcaaacagctccacactcctacaaactacctgatgctctctctggctgtggctgacctgCTAGTTGGAATTTTAGTTGTGCCTTTCAGTATCGTGCTCTTTGTGAAATATTGGTATATTGAAGATTTACTTTGTAAGGTACGAGGTAGTTTAGATGTGTTACTGTGCAATTCTTCCATTGTGAACTTGtgcttcatttctgttgacagatattacgcagtgtgtcagcctctgagatacagaattaaaataaatgtccgtgTTGTTGGGATCATGATTCTGGTGTCCTGGACTATTGCCACTCTAAATGGAATTATTTACACGTTAAAGACCccagacaaaggacaaaaaaacgatagatgttttttatttcaaaagaaaTCACAGAGTTCAATAGTTATAGTTTTTATTGGATTTGGTTTCCCAGCTATTTTGATGTCTTCAATCTACCTAAAGATTTTGATGGTGGCACAGAAACAGGCACGCAGCATCCAGAGCATGGCAAAATCTACTGCAGCTGTCAGTAAAGTGGAGAGAAAGGCGACTAAAACTCTGGCTATTGTGGTGGGAATTTTTCTCATGAGTTGGACGCCTTTCTTTCTCGCTATTAGCTTTCATCCTGTGAGCAATTATACAATACCACTTCATGTACTTCAAACATTTAAGTGGCTTGGATGGTCAAACTCAATGttcaatccatttatttatgctttcttttacagctggtttcgATCAGCTTTTAAGATGATCAttacagggaaaatatttaaagatgaTGTTTCTAATTCTAAACTCTCTTGA
- the LOC122783680 gene encoding trace amine-associated receptor 4-like, with protein MDSSDVVAEQLLFNESANVPDITAVTISYLLCIFGGSLSVLILFGNLLVIMSIFYFKQLHTPTNFLMLSLAVADLLVGILVVPFSIVLFVKYWYIGDLLCKVRGSLEVLLCNSSIVNLCFISVDRYYAVCQPLRYRIKINVRVVGIMILVSWTIATLNGIIFTLKTPDKGQKNDRCFIFQQKSQSTIVVVVFISFGFPAILMSSIYLKILMVAQKQARSIQSMAKSTAAVSKVERKATKTLAIVMGIFLMSWTPFFLAISFHPLSNYTIPYYVLQSFKWLGWSNSMFNPFIYAFFYSWFRSAFKMIITGKIFTDDVSNSKLS; from the coding sequence ATGGATTCTTCTGATGTTGTTGCAGAGCagcttctttttaatgaatcagcaAATGTACCTGACATAACTGCAGTGACTATTTCATAtctattatgtatttttggtggctctttGTCAGTTCTCATATTATTTGGAAACCTTCTTGTTATAATGTCCATTTTTTacttcaaacagctccacactcctacaaacttcctgatgctctctctggctgtggctgacctgCTAGTTGGAATTTTAGTTGTGCCTTTCAGTATCGTGCTCTTTGTGAAATATTGGTATATTGGAGATTTACTTTGTAAGGTACGAGGCAGTTTAGAAGTGTTACTGTGCAATTCTTCCATTGTGAACTTGtgcttcatttctgttgacagatattacgcagtgtgtcagcctctgagatacagaattaaaataaatgtccgtgTTGTTGGGATCATGATTCTGGTGTCCTGGACTATCGCCACTCTAAATGGAATTATTTTCACGTTAAAGACCccagacaaaggacaaaaaaacgaCAGATGTTTTATATTTCAACAGAAATCACAGAGTACAATAGTTGTggtagtttttatttcatttggctTCCCAGCTATTTTGATGTCTTCAATCTATCTAAAGATTTTGATGGTGGCACAGAAACAGGCACGCAGCATCCAGAGCATGGCAAAATCTACTGCAGCTGTCAGTAAAGTGGAAAGAAAGGCGACTAAAACTCTGGCTATTGTGATGGGGATTTTTCTCATGAGTTGGACGCCTTTCTTTCTCGCTATTAGCTTTCATCCTTTGAGCAATTATACAATACCATACTATGTACTTCAGTCATTTAAGTGGCTTGGATGGTCAAACTCAATGttcaatccatttatttatgctttcttttacagctggtttcgATCAGCTTTTAAGATGATCAttacagggaaaatatttacagaCGATGTTTCTAATTCTAAACTCTCTTGA
- the LOC122783675 gene encoding trace amine-associated receptor 4-like, which yields MDSSDVVAEQLLFNESANVPDITAVTISYLLCIFGGSLSVLIMFGNLLVIISIIYFKQLHTPTNFLMLSLAVADLLVGILVVPFSIIIVMSSYWRFHYVLCKVRGSLDGILCNSSIWNLCFISVDRYYAVCQPLRYRIKINVRVIGIMILVSWTIAILNGIIFTLKAPDKGQKNVRCALFQPKAQSTVVVAVFIAFGFPAIIMSSIYLKILTVAQKQARSIQSMAKSTATVSKTERKATKTLAIVMGIFILSWTPFFLCMSFYPLSNSTIPVHVMQSFKWLGWSNSMFNPFIYAFFYSWFRSAFKMIITGKIFTDDFSNSKLS from the coding sequence ATGGATTCTTCTGATGTTGTTGCAGAGCagcttctttttaatgaatcagcaAATGTGCCTGACATAACTGCAGTGACCATTTCATAtctattatgtatttttggtggctctttGTCAGTTCTCATAATGTTTGGAAACCTACTTGTAATAATCTCCATTATTTacttcaaacagctccacactcctacaaacttcctgatgctctctctggctgtggctgacctgCTAGTTGGAATTTTAGTTGTGCCTTTCAGCATCATAATTGTGATGAGCTCATATTGGCGTTTTCATTATGTACTCTGTAAAGTACGAGGAAGTTTGGATGGGATATTGTGCAATTCTTCCATTTGGAACTTGtgcttcatttctgttgacagatattacgcagtgtgtcagcctctgagatacagaattaaaataaatgtccgtgTTATTGGGATCATGATTTTGGTGTCCTGGACTATTGCCATTCTAAATggaattattttcacattaaaggCCCCGGACAAAGGTCAAAAAAACGTCAGGTGTGCTTTATTTCAACCGAAAGCACAGAGTACAGTAGTTGTGGcagtttttattgcatttggcTTCCCAGCTATCATAATGTCTTCAATCTACCTAAAGATTTTGACGGTGGCACAGAAACAGGCACGCAGCATCCAGAGCATGGCAAAATCTACTGCAACTGTCAGTAAAACGGAGAGAAAGGCGACTAAAACTCTGGCTATTGTGATGGGGATTTTTATCCTGAGTTGGACgcctttctttctctgtatGAGCTTCTATCCTTTGAGCAATTCTACAATACCAGTTCATGTAATGCAGTCATTTAAGTGGCTTGGATGGTCAAATTCAATGttcaatccatttatttatgctttcttttacagctggtttcgATCAGCTTTTAAGATGATCAttacagggaaaatatttacagatgatTTTTCTAATTCTAAACTCTCTTGA
- the LOC122783677 gene encoding trace amine-associated receptor 4-like gives MNSSDVVEDQLLFNESANAPDLTAVTISYLLCIFGGSLSVLIMFGNLLVIISIVYFKQLHTPTNFLMLSLAVADLLVGILVVPFSIIIVVSSYWRFHYVLCKVRGSLDVILCNSSIWNLCFISVDRYYAVCQPLRYRTRITVRVVGIMILVSWTIATLNAVIFTIQAPDKGPKIRKCVLFQHKAQSTMTVGGFFAFGFPAIIMSSIYLKILTVAQKQARSIQSMAKSGATVSKTERKATKTLAIVMGIFLLSWTPFFLSIGFNPLSNYVIPVNAVQSFKWLGWSNSMLNPFVYAFFYSWFRSAFRMIITGKIFKDDFSNSKLF, from the coding sequence ATGAATTCTTCTGATGTTGTTGAAGATCagcttctttttaatgaatcagcaAATGCACCTGACTTAACCGCTGTGACTATTTCATAtctattatgtatttttggtggctctttGTCAGTTCTCATAATGTTTGGAAACCTACTTGTAATAATCTCcattgtttatttcaaacagctccacactcctacaaacttcctgatgctctctctggctgtggctgacctgCTAGTTGGAATTTTAGTTGTGCCTTTTAGCATCATAATTGTTGTGAGCTCATATTGGCGTTTTCATTATGTACTCTGTAAAGTACGAGGCAGTTTGGATGTGATACTGTGCAATTCTTCCATTTGGAACTTGtgcttcatttctgttgacagatattatgcagtgtgtcagcctctgagATACAGAACTAGAATAACTGTCCGTGTCGTTGGGATCATGATTCTAGTGTCCTGGACTATTGCCACTCTAAATGCAGTTATTTTCACCATCCAGGCCCCAGATAAAGGACCAAAAATCaggaagtgtgttttatttcaacataaagCACAGAGTACAATGACTGTGGGAGGTTTTTTTGCATTTGGCTTCCCAGCTATCATAATGTCTTCAATCTACCTAAAGATTTTGACGGtagcacagaaacaggcacGCAGCATCCAGAGCATGGCAAAATCTGGTGCAACTGTCAGTAAAACGGAGCGAAAGGCGACTAAAACTCTGGCTATTGTGATGGGGATTTTTCTCCTGAGTTGGacgcctttctttctctccatcgGCTTTAATCCTTTAAGCAATTATGTGATACCAGTTAATGCAGTTCAGTCATTTAAATGGCTTGGATGGTCAAATTCAATGTTAAACCCGTTTGTTTATGCCttcttttacagctggtttcgATCAGCTTTTAGGATGATCATTACgggaaaaatatttaaagatgatttttCTAATTCTAAACTCTTTTGA
- the LOC122783676 gene encoding trace amine-associated receptor 4-like, producing the protein MNSSDVVAEQLLFNESANAPDLTAVTISYLLCIFGGSLSVLIMCGNLLVIISIVYFKQLHTPTNFLMLSLAVADLLVGVLVLPFSIIIVVSSYWRFHYVLCKVRGSLDVILCNSSIWNLCFISVDRYYAVCQPLRYRTRITVRVVGIMILVSWTIATLNAVIFTSQAPDKGLKIKKCVLFQHKAQSTMIGTSFFAFGFPAIIMSSIYLKILTVAQKQARSIQSMAKSGATVSKTERKATKTLAIVMGIFLLSWTPFFLSISFNPLSNYAIPVNVIQSFKWFGWSNSMLNPFVYAFFYSWFRSAFKMIITGKIFKDDFSNSKLF; encoded by the coding sequence ATGAATTCTTCTGATGTTGTTGCAGAGCagcttctttttaatgaatcagcCAATGCACCCGACTTAACCGCTGTGACTATTTCATAtctattatgtatttttggtggctctttGTCAGTTCTCATAATGTGTGGAAACCTACTTGTAATAATCTCaattgtttatttcaaacagctccacactcctacaaacttcctgatgctctctctggctgtggctgacctgCTAGTAGGAGTTTTAGTTTTGCCTTTCAGCATCATAATTGTTGTGAGCTCATATTGGCGTTTTCATTATGTACTCTGTAAAGTACGAGGCAGTTTGGATGTGATACTGTGCAATTCTTCCATTTGGAACTTGtgcttcatttctgttgacagatattatgcagtgtgtcagcctctgagATACAGAACTAGAATAACTGTCCGTGTCGTTGGGATCATGATTCTAGTGTCCTGGACTATTGCCACTCTAAATGCAGTTATTTTCACATCCCAGGCCCCAGATAAAGGACTAAAAATCaagaagtgtgttttatttcaacataaagCACAGAGTACAATGATTGGGACAAGTTTTTTTGCATTTGGCTTCCCAGCTATCATAATGTCTTCAATCTACCTAAAGATTTTGACGGtagcacagaaacaggcacGCAGCATCCAGAGCATGGCAAAATCTGGTGCAACTGTCAGTAAAACGGAGCGAAAGGCGACTAAAACTCTGGCTATTGTGATGGGGATTTTTCTCCTGAGTTGGacgcctttctttctctccatcagCTTTAATCCTTTGAGCAATTATGCAATACCAGTTAACGtaattcagtcatttaaatGGTTTGGATGGTCAAATTCAATGTTAAACCCGTTTGtttatgctttcttttacagctggtttcgATCAGCTTTTAAGATGATCATTACgggaaaaatatttaaagatgatttttCTAATTCTAAACTCTTTTGA
- the LOC122784311 gene encoding trace amine-associated receptor 4-like yields MNSSDVVAEQVLFNESANAPDLTAVTISYLLCIFGGSLSVLIMCGNLLVIISIVYFKQLHTPTNFLMLSLAVADLLVGVLVVPFSIIIVVSSYWRFHYVLCKVRGSLDVTLCNSSIWNLCCISIDRYYAVCQPLRYRTRITVRVIGIMILVSWTIATLNAVILTAQAQDKGLEMKKCVLFQRKTQSTMVVGVLFAFCIPAIIMSSIYLKILTVAQKQARSIQSMAKSGATVSKTERKATKTLAIVMGIFLLSWTPFFLSIGFNPLSNYAIPVNAIQSFKWLGWSNSMLNPFVYAFFYSWFRSAFRMIITGKIFKDDFSNSKLF; encoded by the coding sequence ATGAATTCATCTGATGTTGTTGCAGAGCAggttctttttaatgaatcagcaAATGCACCTGACTTAACCGCTGTGACTATTTCATAtctattatgtatttttggtggctctttGTCAGTTCTCATAATGTGTGGAAACCTACTTGTAATAATCTCaattgtttatttcaaacagctccacactcctacaaacttcctgatgctctctctggctgtggctgacctgCTAGTAGGAGTTTTAGTTGTGCCGTTCAGCATCATAATTGTGGTGAGCTCATATTGGCGTTTTCATTATGTACTCTGTAAAGTACGAGGCAGTTTGGATGTGACCCTGTGCAATTCTTCCATTTGGAACTTGTGCTGCATTTCTATTGACAGATATTATgcagtgtgtcagcctctgagATACAGAACTAGAATAACTGTTCGTGTCATTGGGATCATGATTCTAGTGTCCTGGACTATTGCCACTCTAAATGCAGTTATTCTCACAGCCCAGGCCCAAGATAAAGGACtagaaatgaagaaatgtgttttatttcaacgTAAAACACAGAGTACAATGGTTGTGGgagttttatttgcattttgcatCCCAGCTATCATAATGTCTTCAATCTACCTAAAGATTTTGACGGTCGCACAGAAACAGGCACGCAGCATCCAGAGCATGGCAAAATCTGGTGCAACTGTCAGTAAAACGGAGCGAAAGGCGACTAAAACTCTGGCTATTGTGATGGGGATTTTTCTCCTGAGTTGGacgcctttctttctctccatcgGCTTTAATCCTTTGAGCAATTATGCAATACCAGTTAACGCAATTCAGTCATTTAAATGGCTTGGATGGTCAAATTCAATGTTAAACCCGTTTGTTTATGCCttcttttacagctggtttcgATCAGCTTTTAGGATGATCATTACgggaaaaatatttaaagatgatttttCTAATTCTAAACTCTTTTGA